AGGCAGAGAATGGGAAAGAGAACCATGGGGAAGATGATACAGATGGACCTTGTACCAAAATGACCATGAGGCTGAGACGCAACCTCAATAATCCACAGTGTGTAAGTAGAGCAATTAATATTTCATGGTGGCAATCAAATTTGAGATAAACATGATAAAACTGGATGTAAAATTATGAGAAGTTAACGATTTCTTAGGACTGTAAACACAATACACTGTACTCTTCATTAATGTTACTCTTCTGTAAATgcacaaatttagatttttgaaaGAAGGGCGACTACTTTTTTCCTACATTTGAAATCTTTGTGAGATTTCACAGCACTACATAACTGGGGTTGTCTGCATCAGTTACAACTTACCCTCTGTCTTTAAACCCtataatttgcttttttctcatttactttCAAAGGTGGATTCCTTTGTGTGCCGGATGTGTGGTCGGGGTGACGATGACGAGAAGCTCCTGCTGTGTGATGGCTGTGATGATAACTACCACACATACTGTCTACTACCCCCACTCGCGGATCCTCCCAAAGGCAACTGGCGATGCCCTAAGTGTGTGGcagaagtgagtaaaaatgtttaaaggcACTAGTGTGTGTCCCTCAATCTAAAAGCCTCATCGTGGTTTGAATTTCCTCACTTTctaccttgttttttttttgttttgtttaggaGTGCAAGAAACCCTCAGAAGCATTTGGTTTTGAACAAGCTACACGAGAGTACACTCTGCAGAGTTTTGGGGAAATGGCGGATGCCTTCAAAGCAGATTACTTCAACATGCCTGTCCATGTGAGTGCACCCACACAAGACATCACCTACTCATTATGAGGCAGGACTCTGCCTTCAGTGGCGATAAGAAAGAGAATCTAATCTCAGGCCTTTATGTTGCTGTCTGTGTAGATGGTTCCTACTGAACTTGTGGAGAGAGAGTTCTGGAGATTAGTCAGTAGTATTGAGGAAGACGTGACTGTTGAGTATGGAGCAGACATACACTCCAAGGAGTTTGGCAGTGGCTTCCCAATGAACAATGGCAAGAAGACGCTCACAAAGGAAGAGGAGGTACATTCTTTATTGTTTCCTGTTGCAAGCGCAACAGTTTCTGTGAAGAAGAGACTTCTTGAATAATAGTCTTTTTAGAAATAGGatgactattattattttaagatTACATCTTGAAAATGTTGTAAACTGTTCAAGTAAATAGTTTATGTCCATCAGAggtacattttaaatacagtacaatgAGTGTAAATCGCTAATGTAGAATTTTGAATGGAGCTGTTTTGATTTTAGACTGTACCAGCTAATCTTTATGCGGTTCATGGTGTCTTTGAATCAACAGAAATTTcactgcacattttaaattgcattgctaaaagtaaaagacaGAGCAGTGTTTTTGCTAAATGTGGCATTATTGTCTGGTTGTTAACTGTAATAAGTAGGAGTTGAGTTAAGATGGACATGAAAAGAATCACAGCATCTCTtgaaaaaactgacaaaggAAACTGCAGCTAAATCCATATGTGCACAGAATGAATTTCAGCCATGTTTTCATCCGTCCTACATGAATTTGAGGGAGCAGATATGCTCTGGTTTAATCAGTCCAGCCTAATCAGAAATGCAGATGACCTACAGCTCAGTGCTGAGCCCAGTGCCTCTTTGTTTAGACATACACTGGGCACAGGATCTGATACTGCTCACTGTTACTTGTTTTCCTGTCTTATTAATGATTTTGAccatgaaatgtcaaaaaatactgaaaatgtctATTATATTCaatgcaattttatttatgtgtcgcaaattcacaacatatgacAGAAGACAGAGAATCTTAGCTATTTGTCAGCAATGGTgggatgaaacaaaaaaatagtaaaatagggaggggagaaaaaattacagtattctACAGCACAAGGTGATTTattcaattttcttttcttcctttgaCTATTAGTCCAAAATCCAAAAGTATTTTAGTTTGCTAACGTATTTggcaaggaaaaaaattaaaccatcCCATTGgagactttatttgaatttttccattaaaaatgacGAACGGATATTAGAGATTGATCCTCTTCAGGATTTTCTTGGCTCAGAATGAGCCTTTTGTGGGGTGATATGTAAACAGGTCGACAGATGTAGCCTAGTGCTCATTTTCAGTGTGGTTTTTTGTTGGTCAGGAATATGCCCGCTGTGGTTGGAACTTGAATGTGATGCCTGTGCTGGAGCAGTCCCTCCTGTGCCATATCAATGGAGACATCTCTGGGATGAAGGTGCCATGGCTTTATGTGGGCATGGTGTTCTCAGCCTTCTGCTGGCACATTGAGGATCACTGGAGCTACTCCATCAACTACCTACACTGGTATATCATGTTTGTTGTGTATATTGACGTTGTACATGGTAGTCTAAAATGATTGCAACTTTGTGATGTAGTTACTGTGATGATGTCATGATTGTACTGTTTTTCGCTTTCTGTGTATCAATCATCTCTAGGGGTGAACCCAAGACTTGGTATGGAGTTCCCTCTGTGGCAGCTGAGCGTCTTGAAGAGGTTATGAAGAAGCTGACGCCAGAGCTGTTTGAGTACCAGCCTGACCTCCTGCATCAGCTGGTCACCATCATGAACCCTAATATCCTCATGGCTCATGGTGTACCGGTTAGTCTCACAtgaatgcacatgcacacaataAAACTATGATTTGTTTAAACAAATTCTTAAATTGATTGCTGCGTTTCTCACTGGCAGGTTGTGCGCACCAACCAGTGTGCTGGTGAGTTCGTCATCACCTTCCCCAGGGCCTACCACAGTGGTTTCAATCAGGGATATAACTTTGCTGAAGCTGTCAACTTCTGCACTGCAGACTGGGTATGTTGGTTTGCAAGTTTCTCAAGATGTTAGTTCATGTTTCTCTTCTAGACTGCatgatcacttttttttttctccctttcagCTGCCTGCCGGTCGTTCCTGTATTGAGCACTACAGACGCCTGAGGAGATACTGTGTTTTCTCTCATGAGGAGCTCACCTGTAAAATGGCTGCCAGCCCGGAGAAACTAGACCTTAACCTGGCTGCAGCTACCCATCGGgaaatgtttattattgttcagGAAGAGAGGAAACTGCGGAAGGGTTTAATGGAAAGGGTGAGAGACAGAAATATCTCTTAAAGATTTGTCTCTGTTATATTTGCATGTGTAAGTAAAAAATAGTTCTGTTGGCACTGTGGTGAATCTTACTCGTATTGCAATATTATGAGAATATGGGACATCTCAGATTGTTAAAATCGGTGTTGCACTTGCAGGGCATTACAGAAGCAGAGCGCGAGGCGTTCGAGCTCCTGCCTGATGATGAAAGACAGTGTGATAAATGTAAGACAACAtgcttcctctctgctctggcCTGCTCAAACTGTCCCGAGAGTTTGGTGTGTCTTTATCACACTCAGGATCTGTGCAACTGCCCCACTGAAAAACTCTACCTCAGGTACTCATTTACTCTGtctgtgcttcacagtgaaTGCAATTGCACATAATATGTTACAATGTTATTTTCTAAATGCATATCCACAATCTGTGttcatcttttgttttatttcttatcTGTGCAGGTACAGATACACCCTGGATGAGTTGCTAGCCATGTTACATCGGTTAAAGGTTCGGTCCGAGTCCTTTGACTCCTGGGCAAACAGAGTAAAAGAAGCACTTGAACAGGAAGAAGGAAACAAAATAGGTGGGACATCAACATAAATTGTTCTCATACACCCATCAAAATTTCAGATattgtttcaattttttttttttttgaaaagaataTCCTAAGACAAGAAATGGTTCTTGAATTGCAGCAATTGATGACCTGGAGATGCTGAAgaatgaagcagcagaaaaaaagtttCCTGACAATGAGCTTCTCCGGAAACTCAACACTGTTCTTAAAGACATAGAACACTGCCAACGGACAAGTACTGAGCTTCTCAGTAACTCAGAGACCAGGTAAGATAGGAAACAAACCTAACTTCTTCGTTAACTGTATGGTTACGTGCACTTACATATTGCTGTCTTCCAGTGAAACCAAGATGACGTTTGCAGAGCTGAAGTCAATGGTTGAGACGATGCAAAACCTGCCCTGCGTAATGAACCAGTTAAAGGAAGTGCAGGTAAGAACTACTTGTCACACTGACCAAATAAAGCTCTGAGTTGATTTACTATATGCAATTATAGAAAATACTGATATGTAATAATTATCTCtgcttaaaagttttatttcatgaCCTCTGTACCCTCTTTCTTTAAGTCGGTTCTACAGATAGTGGAGGATTTCCAGAGCCAGGCTCAAGAACTGGTCAATGACCGGGACTGGAGGAAGGACTCTCCACCACCTGAGAAGCTGCAGACTTTGTTGGAGGAGGGAGCCAAACTGCCTGTTGTGGTACCAGAGTGTAATTTACTCCAGGGCCTAAAGGAGCAGGGCCATTGGCTGGCAGAGGTGAGGCGCACCCTCGCCACAGAAGGAGGGGAGAGGCAAGAAGTGACGTTGGATGTGTTGAGGAACCTAATGGAGGCAGGCTGCAATGTGCCCCAAAGTGTGTCTGTGGAGACAGCCATGGCAGAACTTCAGGAGCTGCTGACAATAGCAGAACGCTGGGAGGAGAAAGCACAGATCTGCCTAGAGCAAAGGTAAGGCAAACACTTCAAACCATGTAATTTACTTGAGTTGCGACAGTGGCTTTTATTATTTCACAACCAGTTTATCCTGTTGTGAACACATTAAAGCCTCTTTGGTTTTGATCTTCCAGGCAAAAGCATCCACTCTCCACCCTGGAGGCAATAGTAAATGAGGCCCAACTTATTCCAGTCACACTGCCCAACATTCTGGCTCTACAAGGCTGTCTTACCCGAGCTCGGGCCTGGGTAACAGACTTGGAAGAAATTCAGGTGAAAAAGTCAACATGTCTGCTACTACTTTTAGAGCAatttgtttgtaatttaaaaactaaaccaGTTGAAATATGCTCTTGCAGAATGGGGAGCACTACCCATGTCTGGATGACCTAGAGGGCCTAGTTGCTATTGGAAGGGACTTGCCAGTCTTCATGGAAGAGCTAAGGCAGCTGGAACTGCAGGTGGCCAGTGCTCACTCCTGGAGGGACAAGGCCAGCAAGACCTTCCTGAAAAAGAGCAGTCAACACAGTTTACTAGAGGTATTTAAAGAGAATGGAAAATTACATTATCAATAAGTTAAGTTCAGCTTATATCAACAttagacaacaaaagaaaacatttgtctAATTGTGGACAACACCccactttaaaagaaaaaagctcaTTACATATGACCTTCGTGAAAGCATTCATTAAACCCCAGTGCTTCCCTGCAGGTGTTATGTCCATGTGCTAAAAGGAGGGAGCAGCGAGAAGAGGCAGAGCCCATGGATGATCCTTTGGATGATTCTGATACAAACACTCTGGGACTCTCTGCTCAGGACTTGAGGGACCCTGCAGCTATTGTGAGTATACTAATTATGtctttgttggtttttaatattttgaagaTAAAGGTCTGCCtttgtgggtgtgtttttttaagcCTCAGTACTAGATGTGTATATGAGTATATTTTGGTGCCTTGTGTCTAGGTGATGGCATTCAAAGAAGGGGAGCACCAGGAGAAGGAGGCACTACTGAGGTTACAGAAAGTGAATATGTGTAAAGCTGGACTTAACAATACAAGTTATAAGGATGACAAGGAGAACGGGAGGTGGGATGCGACCATGGGGACAGACACTTCTAGCCACTCCGAGAACTCTGTAAAGGAGAACGGTAACAGTAACCACACCTGTACCGCCCCTCctcagtcagtgtgtgtgtgctctgggCAGCCTCGCGCTCCTCAGCTCCGTTGCCATCTGTGTAAGGACTGGTTCCATGGTGGCTGTGTTCCTTTCCCCTCCCTACTGCCCTCCTCTGGACCGCCAATTAACCCCCTTTGCTGGTGGGATTGGGACTCGCGCTTCTTGTGTCAGCGATGCCAACGGTCACGGCGCCCACGCCTGGAGACTATCCTGGCATTACTTGTGGCCCTGCAGAGGCTGCCAGTGCGTCTACCTGAAGGCGAAGCACTGCAGTGTCTCACAGAGAGGGCCATCACCTGGCAGGGCCGAGCCAAGGAGGCACTGGAGGCAccagagctgcagcaggcaCTTCAGAGGCTGCAAGAACTCAAAGACACTCTCCATCATGAagtggaaaaagaggaagacatGGAAAAAGACGCAGAAGGAAGTTCAGTCATTGTTTTATCAGACTCcgagggaggagaaggagaggatggAGTTATTGATCTAACAGAGGAGACTTCAgctaaaaagaacaaaaaagaaagcaatgGCACTCAGGTAAATGCCCTATTCTCACTTTCAcgttatttttatattaaaccAAATGTAGTCTAATCATAAACTGTTTAATAGCttaaaatctgtaatttaaaatcttctACCAGTTGTGTAATActtgttttaataatttaatcacTACATCAGACTAATATGTATCATTTATCAATGTCTGACAGGCTGGATGTGAAAATCGCATCAACAAGAAGTTCAGTGTTACAGGTAAGACAGTATGTTGAGTTCAACATAACCATTAAAGGCAAGTTGTTCACTGTATCCTTCAGACATCAGCACTGATTATGTCTCTACCTTCTGCTCAGGTGTGGCGTCCCTGCAGCCTCTGCTACCTTTGCTGAAAGGTCAAGTAGTGGAGCTCTCATCAGCCACCAGAGTCCATCtagaggagctgcagctggaagGAGATCTGCTGGAGGTGTCCTTGGACCAGACACACACCATCCACAGAGTCCTACAAGCCGCCTCTGTTCCACCCAGAGAAATGCTGCACACACTCATTCAGGTCAGACAAATAAACGTTGAACTTTTTTTTCGCTTTAAATCTGTGAATCTACATAAACACACCGAATGGATGTAGATCTGTTGATTAGTGTGAAAGCCATGGCATGAATGTGTGAACGCGCATTTGAACAAAAAAGGGTCTCTCACATGAAAACATAGCTCCTCAGTGCTACTACAGATCAATCCTCCAAAGGATACTTATGGTTCAGAATCAAATTGGTGTTTTAGACGGCTGTCTAAAGTATACACACTTCCAATACAATTGAGTGTAACCATGTAATAATGCAGTGTACTTCACGTGTTATTTATTTGACGTATAGTGTTTTCCTGTTGATCAGAGCTTACCAGGAATTGACAGCTGTTTAATGATACCATCATGTACAAATATGCATGAGGTTGTTTTTCTGAAAGTGTTCACTGCTATTTCGGGTGCTTTTCTAACTGAaccttttgcatcttttcaatGAGTATTGCCAGATTATATTTTTTAGGGATGTCCACTGGTgcagtttggtcattttatatcgAGTATCTGCCGACACCAGTCAATACAATTTTCCTAGGTAACGCACACTTCAAGCTTTGTAGATTAGCTAACAATGGTCCACCATGGCAAAGTCTTCTATGACACTTAGAGTTCTGACCACTTAGAATCAACCTGGATAGCGATACTTTATCCTGATGGCATATCAAAATCTGAATCATTTTTTATTGCCAAGTATGTTTTCTTTACAGTGAATTTAATGTAGCGACATGGTGCTTTACAGTAAGCACTGAAAAGTAGAGAATTTTTAAAGAAGGTTGAAAAGGTTTAAGATTGATAGATTGTGTTGCAAGTCAATATGCAGTAAGGGTTAAAATTCAAATAAGGAGCAAGCGTTACAAATTCAGGGAGTTTAAATAACAGACATAGATGCCACGTGCCCTATTTGCAAATTATTTACCTTAGGGATGTAAAACAGAGCCGCCCTTATTGACATGTATCATATGTCTGCTTACTAAAACAATACCAGCACAGGTTAAATGTCTACTGTGCTCAGTTTGTGTTATCAGTTTCCCAAATACCAACTGAAAATGCTGAATTTTTTAGGAAAATTCCAATTTTGCATCCCTGTGCATCTCCCTTTATGACACTTTGTGACAGTGGATGTCAACAAAGTATCACGTTTAGGTTTGTGTCACTGCCAGTGTGTCATAAAATGCCTTGATTGGCCCCAAGGACCGATCTTTGATATCAACCCGGGAAATCTGGTATATTTGGTTTCAGCTGCTTGACTTACAATCATCCTGTCCTTTCTTTCTCTCAGATTGAGCTCGACGAGCAGAGGCGAACGAACCGTGGACGAGCCAAGGAATccaagaggaagagaaagagccACAGAGGTGGCAGTGGGGAAGGGGCAGGAGAGCCATCACTGGATGCTTCAGAGTCAAAGAAAACATGCACTCTCAGCCACAGCCCCTCCCCTCACCCACCTGTCCAGACCCACACAGAGGTAACAGCTCCTTCATCTTgattttcctttgatttttttttttttaaattggaaaatatcacaagtatttattattttgttcttttcacaGATTTTGTGATGCAGTCACCTCTGGAGCTCTGTGTAAATGGATTAGTCAGTGGACTTCAAGCGACAGAGCTTTCTGTGCCAGAAGACagtgtcaagttctagaaagaTGCAGGACATCCCCCTCCCCCATACCTTACCTCCCCCTCATCCCTTGTTCACACATTCAGACACTAACAGAGCGATGACTCTTGCTACACTCCACTGTCTCATCCATAACTCAGCCGTATCTCACacgtcatctttttttttttttcaaactcgCCGTCTTACCTAAACCTTATTCCTCCACCCTCCCTGGATCCATTTTTCCTGTGAACATAAGACTGTGTTAGACCGATGTGAGACATACCGTTAATAGGATCGTCTTTGGTCTAGAGTTGTCTCTGAGGTCAGTCGGTATGCTATGTTATTCCAACTGTATTAATGCTAGTTCAGCCGAAGCCTGTCTGGGGACCGGCACTTGCAGTTTCACTTCACTTGAGTTCACTTGTTGAAGTTGGATAAGCTAAGAGTTTATTTAGACAGTTGTATGGGCATGATTCCTGAAGTCGAGGAGGATTTTTGACTGCTGATCTGAGACAACAGCACCATGGTtacacttgtattttttttttagttgtattGACTCTTGTGTTTGATGCTGTTTCGAGGGGACATGCATTTTGAATAAAGTGAGTAAATTTTGGGAAGTGTTAAAAACAGGCATTAATGTTTTTGGTGCTACTTTCCCAAAATTGATATCTGTACCTCTTGGCTTTgtcttttcctcctctcctccttaaTGCCTTTTTTCctattctttttttcctcttttttttcagctcccATCCTTTTGACTCCATGTTTTATTCCTTTCAATCTGacctctttttcttcctctctcattctctctctctttgcaaATTAAGGTAACTTCACTGTAACTCACTTTGTctcaatttattttgttttctgggTTCAAAggattatattattattattgatattacAGACACACAGTTGTCGTGAGTTTGTGTAtaaacttttcattttactgttgcctttgtttcttttcactCTTGTTAGAAAATTAAAGGTTTAGAATTGTTTAGGACATGCAGACTCATTATTTCTTACCTtgaaatgacagattttattACATAATTGCTAAAATCTTGACACAAACATGGACCACTGTCATTGTTTTCATgatcacagcatttatttagaAAAGCTTTCAC
The nucleotide sequence above comes from Amphiprion ocellaris isolate individual 3 ecotype Okinawa chromosome 8, ASM2253959v1, whole genome shotgun sequence. Encoded proteins:
- the kdm5c gene encoding lysine-specific demethylase 5C isoform X2 — translated: MEGEEFVPPPECPVFEPSWEEFQDPLGYIAKIRPIAEKSGICKIRPPQDWQPPFSVELDSFHFTPRIQRLNELEAETRVKLNYLDRIARFWEIQGSSLKIPHIERRILDLFSLSKIVTDEGGFEMVCKERRWARVAQRLGYPPGKNIGSLLRSHYERIVYPFEMFQSGASLPHCKPKHYDGEDVDKEYKPHSIPLRQSVQPSKMSSYGRRANRCQPDPEPTEEDIEKNPELKKLQIYGAGPKMMGLGLVARDKGIRKKDELPQTVTIKESVSPAPGNISVKSEPLEPQERQNDGSTSSPQLPPHSITIKTTVKKEEPEAENGKENHGEDDTDGPCTKMTMRLRRNLNNPQCVDSFVCRMCGRGDDDEKLLLCDGCDDNYHTYCLLPPLADPPKGNWRCPKCVAEECKKPSEAFGFEQATREYTLQSFGEMADAFKADYFNMPVHMVPTELVEREFWRLVSSIEEDVTVEYGADIHSKEFGSGFPMNNGKKTLTKEEEEYARCGWNLNVMPVLEQSLLCHINGDISGMKVPWLYVGMVFSAFCWHIEDHWSYSINYLHWGEPKTWYGVPSVAAERLEEVMKKLTPELFEYQPDLLHQLVTIMNPNILMAHGVPVVRTNQCAGEFVITFPRAYHSGFNQGYNFAEAVNFCTADWLPAGRSCIEHYRRLRRYCVFSHEELTCKMAASPEKLDLNLAAATHREMFIIVQEERKLRKGLMERGITEAEREAFELLPDDERQCDKCKTTCFLSALACSNCPESLVCLYHTQDLCNCPTEKLYLRYRYTLDELLAMLHRLKVRSESFDSWANRVKEALEQEEGNKIAIDDLEMLKNEAAEKKFPDNELLRKLNTVLKDIEHCQRTSTELLSNSETSETKMTFAELKSMVETMQNLPCVMNQLKEVQSVLQIVEDFQSQAQELVNDRDWRKDSPPPEKLQTLLEEGAKLPVVVPECNLLQGLKEQGHWLAEVRRTLATEGGERQEVTLDVLRNLMEAGCNVPQSVSVETAMAELQELLTIAERWEEKAQICLEQRQKHPLSTLEAIVNEAQLIPVTLPNILALQGCLTRARAWVTDLEEIQNGEHYPCLDDLEGLVAIGRDLPVFMEELRQLELQVASAHSWRDKASKTFLKKSSQHSLLEVLCPCAKRREQREEAEPMDDPLDDSDTNTLGLSAQDLRDPAAIVMAFKEGEHQEKEALLRLQKVNMCKAGLNNTSYKDDKENGRWDATMGTDTSSHSENSVKENGNSNHTCTAPPQSVCVCSGQPRAPQLRCHLCKDWFHGGCVPFPSLLPSSGPPINPLCWWDWDSRFLCQRCQRSRRPRLETILALLVALQRLPVRLPEGEALQCLTERAITWQGRAKEALEAPELQQALQRLQELKDTLHHEVEKEEDMEKDAEGSSVIVLSDSEGGEGEDGVIDLTEETSAKKNKKESNGTQAGCENRINKKFSVTGVASLQPLLPLLKGQVVELSSATRVHLEELQLEGDLLEVSLDQTHTIHRVLQAASVPPREMLHTLIQIELDEQRRTNRGRAKESKRKRKSHRGGSGEGAGEPSLDASESKKTCTLSHSPSPHPPVQTHTEIL
- the kdm5c gene encoding lysine-specific demethylase 5C isoform X1, with protein sequence MEGEEFVPPPECPVFEPSWEEFQDPLGYIAKIRPIAEKSGICKIRPPQDWQPPFSVELDSFHFTPRIQRLNELEAETRVKLNYLDRIARFWEIQGSSLKIPHIERRILDLFSLSKIVTDEGGFEMVCKERRWARVAQRLGYPPGKNIGSLLRSHYERIVYPFEMFQSGASLPHCKPKHYDGEDVDKEYKPHSIPLRQSVQPSKMSSYGRRANRCQPDGPEDLAPHPLTTGSQLISAPEPTEEDIEKNPELKKLQIYGAGPKMMGLGLVARDKGIRKKDELPQTVTIKESVSPAPGNISVKSEPLEPQERQNDGSTSSPQLPPHSITIKTTVKKEEPEAENGKENHGEDDTDGPCTKMTMRLRRNLNNPQCVDSFVCRMCGRGDDDEKLLLCDGCDDNYHTYCLLPPLADPPKGNWRCPKCVAEECKKPSEAFGFEQATREYTLQSFGEMADAFKADYFNMPVHMVPTELVEREFWRLVSSIEEDVTVEYGADIHSKEFGSGFPMNNGKKTLTKEEEEYARCGWNLNVMPVLEQSLLCHINGDISGMKVPWLYVGMVFSAFCWHIEDHWSYSINYLHWGEPKTWYGVPSVAAERLEEVMKKLTPELFEYQPDLLHQLVTIMNPNILMAHGVPVVRTNQCAGEFVITFPRAYHSGFNQGYNFAEAVNFCTADWLPAGRSCIEHYRRLRRYCVFSHEELTCKMAASPEKLDLNLAAATHREMFIIVQEERKLRKGLMERGITEAEREAFELLPDDERQCDKCKTTCFLSALACSNCPESLVCLYHTQDLCNCPTEKLYLRYRYTLDELLAMLHRLKVRSESFDSWANRVKEALEQEEGNKIAIDDLEMLKNEAAEKKFPDNELLRKLNTVLKDIEHCQRTSTELLSNSETSETKMTFAELKSMVETMQNLPCVMNQLKEVQSVLQIVEDFQSQAQELVNDRDWRKDSPPPEKLQTLLEEGAKLPVVVPECNLLQGLKEQGHWLAEVRRTLATEGGERQEVTLDVLRNLMEAGCNVPQSVSVETAMAELQELLTIAERWEEKAQICLEQRQKHPLSTLEAIVNEAQLIPVTLPNILALQGCLTRARAWVTDLEEIQNGEHYPCLDDLEGLVAIGRDLPVFMEELRQLELQVASAHSWRDKASKTFLKKSSQHSLLEVLCPCAKRREQREEAEPMDDPLDDSDTNTLGLSAQDLRDPAAIVMAFKEGEHQEKEALLRLQKVNMCKAGLNNTSYKDDKENGRWDATMGTDTSSHSENSVKENGNSNHTCTAPPQSVCVCSGQPRAPQLRCHLCKDWFHGGCVPFPSLLPSSGPPINPLCWWDWDSRFLCQRCQRSRRPRLETILALLVALQRLPVRLPEGEALQCLTERAITWQGRAKEALEAPELQQALQRLQELKDTLHHEVEKEEDMEKDAEGSSVIVLSDSEGGEGEDGVIDLTEETSAKKNKKESNGTQAGCENRINKKFSVTGVASLQPLLPLLKGQVVELSSATRVHLEELQLEGDLLEVSLDQTHTIHRVLQAASVPPREMLHTLIQIELDEQRRTNRGRAKESKRKRKSHRGGSGEGAGEPSLDASESKKTCTLSHSPSPHPPVQTHTEIL